TTGTGGTTCGCGCGTTTCACTTCCGCCATGTGCTGTAAAAACAGTTCGGCGTTGTCTATAGTGAACTCTATGTAGTCTTCCATGTCGAGGCTGTTCACCAGCCGATCCAGAGTCCCTTCGGCTATGATCTTTCCGTGATCCATGATGAGGATGTGATCGGCGAGTCGCTCGGCTTCTTCCATGTAGTGCGTGGTCAGCAACACGCTCTTGCCTTTACGCTTCAAATCCGCGATCAGCTCCCAGATGTGTCTCCTCGCTTGAGGATCGAGTCCCGTCGTGGGTTCATCGAGAAAAACGATTTTCGGATCGTTCATGATCGCTACCGCGAAACTCAGCCTCTGCATCTGCCCACCAGAGAGCGTTTTGACACGACTGTCCATCTTTTCTTCGAGCATGACCATCTCCACGATCTCTCTCACGTGAGATTTGTTCAATTTCACACCGTAGAGACCGGCGAAGAGTTCTATAGTTTCTCGCACCGTCAGATTTTCAAAGAAGGCTCCTTTCTGCAACTGCACTCCTATCTGCTTCTTGATGGTCTCATCGACCACTTCTACTTTTCGTCCAAAGTAGAAGATCTGACCTTCATCTTTCTTTCTCAGACCTTCAAGGATCTCCACCGTAGTGGTTTTACCTGCCCCGTTGGGACCCAGCAAGGCGAGAATTTCGCCTTCTTCGAGCGAGAAAGAGATGCCATCCACAGCCTTCACGTTTCCATAGTATTTCTTCAGCCCCTGAACTTCTAACAGCTTCAATTTGTTTCCCCCCTCGAGTCGTTAGCAGTACCTTAGCACCGTGAAGTTAAACTGCCATGGTTATTTTCTTAAAATTTTTCGCACACCGCAGTCACCTGTCGATTTGAAGTTCTTCACTAAAAGGGGTATCGAATATCTGAGCGTCACAGACAACAACACTATGCTTCCACCCAGAAGCGCCCATTTTCCCGGTCTTTCACCGTAAGCCAAATAGACCCAGATGGGATTGAGTATGGGTTCTATGATCGGGATCAGTATCGCCTCGAGCGCCTCAACGTACTTGATCGCGATCGAATAGAGTATGTAGGAAAAACCAAGCTGCACCGTTCCGAGTAAAAATATTCCAGCAACGTTTCGAAATCCGAAGCTCTGGCTGAAGATGAAAGGCAGTCCCACGAGCGCTGTCAGGATGTTTCCCAGAAGGGTCGATTCTATCGGAGAAGCGTCTTTCTGCTTCCTCATGAAGATGATGTAAAGTGCGAAGGAGATCCCACTTGCGATAGCAACAAGGATACCAACCATGTTCTCTATCCTGAGCTCGTCGAAGAAGAACAGCACCATACCGAAGAGTGCAAACCCTATGGCGAACCAGTCCGCTGTCTTCGTTTTTTCTTTCAGAAGTATCGGCGCGAAGATGGCCACGTACACGGGTGCACCGTATTGAAGCAAGATCGCATTGGCAGCGGTGGTCAGCTTGTTCGCTGTCACGAACAATGTGACGGTTCCAAAATAGAAAAGCGCTGCGAGTAGTTGATCCACGCTCCAGTTGAACTTGGGCTTTCTCACGTAAGCGAGTATGAGCAACGCAGATATGGCGCTACGGCCCGCGGCAATTGCTACAGGGTTCCAGTCAACGAGTTTGATCAGCAAGCCTCCCAGGCTCCACAGCACCGAGGTCACAACCAGGTAGAACACGGCTCTGGTTCTGCTCAATCCTTCCACCTCAAGCCGATTTTAACGCTCTTTCCGTAAAATAAACGTGAGGAGGTGATGAACTTGGAACGAGTGAAGCTTTCAAAGAGAAAAAGAATCGCTCTGATCGCACACGATCGAATGAAGAAAGATCTCATCGAATGGGTCGAGTTCAACAAGGGTACTCTGTCCAGGCATGAGCTCTACGCGACGGGTACTACAGGCATGCTGATCGAGGAAAAGACAGGTTTGAAGGTCCACAAATTCAAGAGCGGTCCGCTTGGCGGAGATCAACAGATAGGTGCGAAGATCGCCGAAGGCGAGATAGACATTCTGGTCTTTTTCTGGGATCCGCTCGAACCACTGGCACACGATGTAGACATAAAGGCCCTCATAAGGCTCGCAACGGTGTACAACATACCGGTGGCGATCAATCGCTCGAGCGCAGATTTTTTGATCTCTTCCCCTCTGTTCGAACAGGAATACGAAAAGATCCAGCCAGACTACGAAACTCAGTTGCACGAGCGCATCATGAAAGTGGTCAGGGAAACGACAAAGACCGATTGAAAGTTTTGAACGGGATATGTGAAACGTGTGATGACCAAAGCATTGGTCTCACATGAGCCTTTTGCGTTAGTACACAGATTTAACAGATTTAACTTGTATAGACTGTAACACTTCCAATCATGAAAAGCGTTTCGTTCTTGCTGTGAGCCTCACAGTGGCTAGAAAAAGCGCTTGCAGTTCAGCCAAACTCTGAGAACTGATGTGTGAAAAGGAAAGGTGAACTTGTGAATAACCTGGTCAGTTTTGGGACTTTTCAATGCTCTGTGCCTGAGCTTCGTGGTGTGGTTTGACTTTTCCTTATTCTATCGACGCTAACAGGCTCGACGGGTTCAAAAATAACGTCGAGATCGAGAACGACATACTCGTGAGAATCGGCAATCTTAGGGTAAAGGCACCTTTGCCAACACTGCCGTTCAAGGAGGTGTTTTTACAGCGGGGAATATTGATGGCGGTAATGGTCCTTAAAATAACAGCTGACGCATATTGGAAAGATAAGCGA
Above is a window of Thermotoga sp. Ku-13t DNA encoding:
- a CDS encoding ABC transporter ATP-binding protein yields the protein MKLLEVQGLKKYYGNVKAVDGISFSLEEGEILALLGPNGAGKTTTVEILEGLRKKDEGQIFYFGRKVEVVDETIKKQIGVQLQKGAFFENLTVRETIELFAGLYGVKLNKSHVREIVEMVMLEEKMDSRVKTLSGGQMQRLSFAVAIMNDPKIVFLDEPTTGLDPQARRHIWELIADLKRKGKSVLLTTHYMEEAERLADHILIMDHGKIIAEGTLDRLVNSLDMEDYIEFTIDNAELFLQHMAEVKRANHNRLVLATKNAEESVQKIFAVAKRLDLKIDDLIVRRPNLEDVFIHLTGRSLRD
- a CDS encoding DMT family transporter; protein product: MEGLSRTRAVFYLVVTSVLWSLGGLLIKLVDWNPVAIAAGRSAISALLILAYVRKPKFNWSVDQLLAALFYFGTVTLFVTANKLTTAANAILLQYGAPVYVAIFAPILLKEKTKTADWFAIGFALFGMVLFFFDELRIENMVGILVAIASGISFALYIIFMRKQKDASPIESTLLGNILTALVGLPFIFSQSFGFRNVAGIFLLGTVQLGFSYILYSIAIKYVEALEAILIPIIEPILNPIWVYLAYGERPGKWALLGGSIVLLSVTLRYSIPLLVKNFKSTGDCGVRKILRK
- a CDS encoding methylglyoxal synthase, which gives rise to MNLERVKLSKRKRIALIAHDRMKKDLIEWVEFNKGTLSRHELYATGTTGMLIEEKTGLKVHKFKSGPLGGDQQIGAKIAEGEIDILVFFWDPLEPLAHDVDIKALIRLATVYNIPVAINRSSADFLISSPLFEQEYEKIQPDYETQLHERIMKVVRETTKTD